The sequence GACACGGATCTCCTTCTTCGCCTTGAGTTTGCCACCCTGGACCCGTGACACCGCGGTGTGCAGGCCGAGGGCGCGGTGGGTCAGGTCGAGGCGGTTGTCGTAGAGCACCTTGTCGATCCCTGGTGCGCTCTTCAGGTGGGTCTGGCGCAGTTGCTGGACGTAGCCGTACAGCGCTTTGTCGCTCTGCACCTGATGGCGTTGCGGGTAGCGTCGATTGAGATACTCGCCCAGGCGTCCCTCGGCGATCAGATGACGGATCTGTTGTTGCAGCGACTCGGGATAGCCGCTCAGGTACTTCAGGGTGCTCATCGCCTAGGTCCTGCGCCGCCAGGCAAAGCTGAGCAGGAACAGTGCCGCCGCCGACACCACGATCGACGGGCCGGCCGGGGTATCCTCGTACCACGACAGCGACAACCCCATGCCGACGGCGAGCAGCCCGGTCAGGCTGGCACCCAGGGCCATCTGCTCCGGGGTGCGCGCATGGCGCTGGGCTGCCGCGGCGGGTATGATCAGCAGCGAGGTGATTAACAGCACGCCTACGATTTTCATCGCCACGGCGATGACCATGGCGATCAGCAGCATCAGCGATAAGCGGATGGCCGTAACCGGCAGTCCTTCCACCTTCGCCAGTTCTTCGTGCACGGTTACCGCCAGCAGAGGCCGCCACAGCGGGATCAGCGCCAGCAGGACGATCGCGCTGCCAGCGATGATCCACGCCAGGTCAGTCGTGCTCACCGCCAGCAGGTCGCCGAACAGATAGGCCATCAGGTCGATGCGTACGTCCTGCATGAAGCTCAGCGATACCAGGCCGAGCGAGAGGCTGCTGTGGGCAAGGATACCCAGCAAGGTGTCCGACGCCAGCGGTTGGCGCTGTTGCAGGGTGACCAGCAATACCGCCAGCAGCACGCAGCAAACGATGACCGCCAGGGTCAGGTTGACCTCCAGCATCAACCCCAGCGCCACGCCGAGCAGCGCGGAATGCGAGAGGGTGTCGCCGAAATAGGCCATGCGCCGCCAGACCACGAAGGAGCCAAGCGGGCCGGCAACCAGTGCCAGCGCCAGGCCGGCGAGGAGTGCATTGAGGAGAAAATCAGGCATCGGTCAGTGCTTGCAGTTCGGGCCGTGGATGTGGGGCTTGCCGGTGACCACGCTGCCGTGCAGGTCATGGCTATGGTCGTGTTGGTGGTGATAGACCGCGAGGCTGCGCGCATCCTGGCCG comes from Stutzerimonas stutzeri and encodes:
- the znuB gene encoding zinc ABC transporter permease subunit ZnuB — translated: MPDFLLNALLAGLALALVAGPLGSFVVWRRMAYFGDTLSHSALLGVALGLMLEVNLTLAVIVCCVLLAVLLVTLQQRQPLASDTLLGILAHSSLSLGLVSLSFMQDVRIDLMAYLFGDLLAVSTTDLAWIIAGSAIVLLALIPLWRPLLAVTVHEELAKVEGLPVTAIRLSLMLLIAMVIAVAMKIVGVLLITSLLIIPAAAAQRHARTPEQMALGASLTGLLAVGMGLSLSWYEDTPAGPSIVVSAAALFLLSFAWRRRT
- a CDS encoding M48 family metallopeptidase, giving the protein MSTLKYLSGYPESLQQQIRHLIAEGRLGEYLNRRYPQRHQVQSDKALYGYVQQLRQTHLKSAPGIDKVLYDNRLDLTHRALGLHTAVSRVQGGKLKAKKEIRVAALFKEAAPEFLQMIVVHELAHLRESEHNRAFYKLCEHMMPGYAQTEFDLRCYLHWRELPNR